The sequence below is a genomic window from Hoplias malabaricus isolate fHopMal1 unplaced genomic scaffold, fHopMal1.hap1 scaffold_142, whole genome shotgun sequence.
TGCCTTTATCACAGCTTCCATTTTATTCATTTGCACAAGCCCAGTGATCTCCAGCACATTCAGTGACACTGGGTGAACGGTCGGAATTTTCTTCACTTTTCTTAGTTAAGGCCTCGGTAGCTCTATACAATTTAGCTTCAGGGTCAATATCGGCTTTTTAAAGCATCTTTAAAAGGTGTAGAGCATTGGAATACGCTCGTTTGAAGATTGAGCATCAAAAGTTACTTAAATTACTTGAATTTCCTTTTGTTtgaatctggttttaggccgtTAACAACACCAGAAAGACCCCTGATGGCTGTGAATGGACCGGTGGAGTTAAAGGGCCCTCTGATCAATACAGAAATGAGTGTAGCCTTCTGTGGCCCTAAGGCTGGATTGACTGAGTTAATTAGGGAACTGAAGGACCCAATTAGTGGAATTGAGGGGCGGGGTGAGAGGTAGGGCACATATTGTGTAACAAATGCACATATTGCGCAGCGTCTGGATACAGGGAGACTTCAATTAAAAGATGCGAGACCTTGTGGAAACGGCAGGCTGAACCTTTTAACACATTGTTAAACCATGCTTCCTCTTtaacacgcacacagacacacacacactgtgcataCTGATGAGGAAAACACAGCTGGGATGGCTcgttgcacacacacatacacacacacacacatagaaacaACTTATGTCTCCAACGTGAacatatgacacacacacacacactcactcacatatgcacacacacccttcaGGGCCCATATGAAAAGCACAGTGGGCCAGGGGGCTCAGGTGGGTGTTAAAGCGGCCCCATCAGGCCCTTCATCCATATGGACCTGCCTGCATTCTAATGATGTGATAAACTCTCCTTGTCAGTTCCATTATGTCCAAATTCATTACCCGATTGGGTGTAACTGGGCTGCGAGCCACGTCTCAGGCTCAGTGCACAGCTACGTTTTACATTTTCCACAGACAGACTGTATGTAAATGATTGGTCACTACAGCTCAAGTGCTTCtgagtggctctgagacatttgTTAAAGAATCTACCCAAACATGGCATTTTCCTTCAATTTttaaagcagttttttttttttttttctaagttCAGCCAAAGTCCTTATAGGCAAGTCTGTCCACTTGGCGGCCATTTTGGCAACGCCTCCGGGCACTTATTACAACTCATAGAAGAGAAGGCACCTGTATCTTTgaataaagatataaaaatacTTGAAAGTGAAGGTTAAATTACCAtttcaaaaacatattttagaaaACGGATAGTTCTGGCCCTAAAATCTAAGATTCGCTGAGCTGCTTTgttaaatacacaataaatacaCACTTGTGAGCACCTCATCACGTCTGACTTCCGTATTAATGCCTCAGTATTTTTCAACTCTATCTGTTTTATTCCATTCtctctgaaacactggcatcggTAGATGCTCTGTTTCATACTGTTTCCTGTTGTAAACAGGTTGTTGTATTCTCCTCATGTTGTGGTTAAACCCTTTAAAGGGCTTGTGGAAACTAGTGGCCGTGTACAGTGCTATATTCCAGGTTCCCTGCACAGGCAATCTTAACAATATAAACACCATTACCATAGTCCACATAACAAACACGCCCTTGTCAAATATACTTTACAGAGCATGTGTTGTGCACATCCTGAAGGTCACTGCAGTGCAGCCACAACCATCCTCCACACCTTCTTCAGTGAAGCAGCGCTAACCAAGCTCACTGCAATATTTCTGGAACCTACACTTTCAGTGACTTCCTTACACTCTTTCAAATAAATTGACTACAAATTGGGTTccttgagtgatgccatagaaaaaacacttttggttcAATAAAGGACCATGTTTGTCTAAGAGATATGTGAGTGTGaagtacattttaaagtttaaaaacctCGATCCTAAGagtttttacccatttaaaagTTTCAGCAAAAACCTTTCTTTATGGAAATAAAAGTGAtttttctatggcatcactcaaagaatcTTTTGTAGCTCCTTTATGTTTAAGAGTGTATCATTAGCCAAGGTCTCAACAAATCTTCAAGGTATAAGCCAATGCTTCCCGCTTCTAATAGTTAGTAAACAGTACAGCAAAACTCTTCTGAACAGTAATCATCTGATATGTGCAGGCAGGCAggcatcactcacacacacccacccacccacacacacacacacacacacacacatatattaaaggttaaatgtatttaaagggACATTTTGTTACGATTAAATAAACAGAactcataaaataataataaactcatcaTAATCTGCACTCAGATTAACTCAagaaatttattatttaaaaattaaattaatttaaactttaattaaggttatttaatttaaaaagttaatttaattttaaaaataaatcataaatcatTAAGCCTTTCTGAACGTCTGTCTGTCGTTTGCGTTCAGAAGTTTGTTCCTCGTTAGGTGCCGTAGTATCACAGAAACTATGGTTTAATCGCATAAACACAGCCAATTTAagtacactcaaacacactatACTCGATTACATTTGAGTATAACCTCATACAGCTCTGTTTATGAATATTAAATGTCATCGTTTCCTGGTTGCTGTTTATTTCTGCACTATGACCTGCTCCGACAGGCGCCTGAGCTCCGGGTGACGACGACGACGCGTCGATGACGTCATGCGCTGAAGATGGCGGAGGGGTGAGTTTTTTAAGTctgtggattatttttatttcagattttacAACGTTCTCACTTTCGTCTTCGCTCTTAAACCCGGCGtgaataaaatatacagttttGAATGAAGCGAACGGGGTGATTTGAGGTCAGCAGCGACGCGGACATTTCCTTATTTTTGTCAGTTTGTGCACGGGGAGCGGGTTTGTTTACAACAATAACGCAATGCTGTCTGTGGCTCAGCTGGAGATTTCGAGTCGGGCAGCGGTTATACTCGGGTAATACCGCATTTGTCTGGCGGACTATGTCGTAAATACGCGTATTTCCATGCTCTGGTTGTTACCAGCGTTAGCCAGAGTTTATATGTGTCGTAAGGGCCTTCAATTTTTAGTAGTGTTTCTTACGCTTTGAGATATATTTTAAAGAGAAAAGTGACAACGTTTTTTTCACATTCCTGAGCAACTCTGCCATCAAGGAGTACATCGAGTGTTTTTGGTGTAAAATGGTGGAATGTAGAGAAACTTCTGGGCTTCTCCTGGATTTCTGAAAGTGAACGGAACCAGGCGTCGCCACGTCTCCAGcacaaatacagacattttatttaatctcCCCCACCACCCGTGATATACACACACTTCTGGGTTTTATAGAGAAAGTCGATGTGAGGCGAATAATGAAAGCATTTGAATGTATTTAGCTTTTAAATTCTTATCTTATTAACTACTCCCAAACCCCCCCTACCAGCGAAAACCAAAGTTAAGAtgtctgtgttgttgtttataaACTAGAAGACATATTATGAGCAAAATAACCGTTCAGTGCCGTGGCTTACCTTTCCAACTTTGAAAGTTAAACTTAGAGGCTTTGTACCtgtggttcctatcaccaccaggTTAAACAATGCTGACTAAGCATTTCATGGCAAAGTATTCTTGTATATATTCGTGTATAGTATGTCCTTGGCCTTATGATCTATAcattaaagttgctgcagtaaAGTATTACAAGGTAAGActtttaatgttaataataaaactgttttacattgtaatttaatacattaataaacaataaaatgataaaatatttacTATTATTACAGCAATATCATCGGCATTTCACATTTAGGTTCAGACGTGTTTAAATATCACAGGGTAGGGGTACTTTAAAAATTGTTATTAGTATATTATTAGTTTATAAATGGTTCAGTGCtgcggcacggtgtcgcagggttcgagtcccgctctgggtgactgtccgtgaggagtgtggtgtgttctctctgtgtctgggtgggtttcctccgggtgaccgtctgtgaagagtgtggtgtgttctccctgtgtctgtgtgggtttcctcagagtgactgtctgtgaggagtgtggtgtgttctccctgtgtctgcatgggtttcctccgggtgactgtctgtgaggagtgtggtgtgttctccctgtgtctgcatgggtttcctccgggtgactgtctgtgaggagtgtggtgtgttctctctgtgtctgggtgggtttcctccgggtgaccgtctgtgaagagtgtggtgtgttctccctgtgtctgtgtgggtttcctcagagtgactgtctgtgaggagtgtggtgtgttctccctgtgtctgtgtgggtttcctccgggtgactgtctgtgaggagtgtggtgtgttctccctgtgtctgcatgggtttcctccgggtgactgtatgtgaggagtgtggtgtgttctctccgtgtctgcatgggtttcctccgggtgactgtctgtgaggagtgtggtgtgttctccctgtgtctgcgtgggtttcctccaggtgactgtctgtgtggtgtgtgttctccctgtgtctgtgtgggtttcctcccacagtccaaaaacacacgttggtaggtggattggcgactcaaaagtgtccgtaggtgtgaatgtgtgtgtgtgtgttgccctgtgaaggactggcgccccctccagggtgtattcccaacttgcgcccaatgattccaggtaggctctggacccaccgcgaccctgaactggataagtggttacaaatcATGAATGAATGGTTCAGTGCTTGACATTGGCACTGACTCTAGGCTAATCCTTGTATTATGTCTGTTGATCACAGGGAAGGAGGATGGTGGGGCGGCTGGCTACAGCAGAGCATCCAGGTCTTCAAAGACAGAGTGAGTAGTGTAGTGTTGACAAGCAGAGACCAGATTTCGTCGTAGTGACCTAAACTTTtacttttattgttttcttatATTAACTGTTAGTTTCTGTGTCTCTGCAGTCATCTGAAGCATATGAATTCCTCAAACGAGATTTAACAGAGTTCTCGACTGTGGTGCAGCATGACACGGCGTGCTCTATCGTCGCCACAGCGGGTGCCATCAGGAATAAACTGGCGGTACTGACCCTGCTTtttttgatgtgtttgtgttgaaatatatacataaaatatcCTGGGCCTTTTTTTCACATAAACATTACATGTGTTTACTTCATTAGACACATGGTAATGTGATTTGAATTCTTTACATATTCAAGATATTGCTAGATGCTAATGTAGTGTGAGGGGTCTTGCCCAGTGACTTGGTGCCTAAACATTTGCTCTGGATACGTATTGTATCTTAACCTAACTGCCCAGGTGGGGCATTGCACCTCGTCTGTTGTATGAAATGCTTGCATGCTGCTTGTCTTTTTTGGTGTTTCTGTTCAGAGAGTGTATATCTGTGCTGTGGTTATAGGTGGAGGGCTCGTCAGAGACCACGGAGAAGATGAAGAAAGGCATCTCCAATATTCTGGGGGTGATCACGGATACGCTGGCCCCGCCCCCTGATAAGACCATTGACTGTGATGTGATCACGCTGGTGGCCACTCCGGCTGGTACGACAGAGGTGTATGACAGCAGCAAGgtcagtaaaaaacaaaaatggggCATGTAAACAAGTTGATGGTTGCTGTGGTGTCATGTGATTGGAAAGTTATAGTTTTGAACTAAGTAATGGGTAGTAGCTTATGAGCTGAGTCTGGTGCAGAGTCTAATTTATCTTCAGAGGTTATTGTAATTTGTGCATGGCtcctgtaaaaaataaacacaatatatacattaaaaatcacAGTGCTTGgttgtggttgtgggttcgattcctgctctgggtgactgtctgtgaggagttggtgtgttatccctgtgtctgcgtgggtttcctccaggtgctccggtttcctcccacagtccaaaaacacacgttggtaggtggattggcgactcaaaagtgtccgtaggtgtgtgtgtgtgagtgaatgtgtgtgtgtgtgtgtctgtgttgccctgtgaaggactggcaccccctccagggtgtattcccaccttgcgcccaatgattccaggtaggctctggacctaccgcgaccctgaattggataagcgcttacagataatgaatgatgaatggaaTGGAGTGGAAAATGTAGCAGATGGCCATATACTTTGGCAGAGCAAAGCATTATTTACAGTTTGAATGTGTGTTATTATCTCTGTCTGGTTCACTGCACTATATCCTTAAAACCAGCAAATGTCCAGCACGTGACAAGCTGTGATTAGTTGGAATTGGAAAACAGACGTAACTGTGTTATAAGAAGAGTTGAGGTATTTATTGTGTCTTTatgtactgtattttaaatCTGGGAACACAAGGCTCGTCCCTATTTTCTTCAGTTTAAAACAACTTTTGAAATATATAAAGGCTCTTGCTGCTTATTTAGTGGGTGATTGGTGTCAGAGTTAAACTCTTCAGTGTATTTGAGTGAACTCATTGATTTGAGTTTTGTTTATTCCAGGCTCGTCTTTACAGTCTACAGGCAGACCCTGCGACATACTGCAATGAACCTGAcggtgtgtctctctctctctctttttttttccacgtTATGTGCATGGGTATTCTAAGCTAGTTTTCTAGGACTATTCATTGGGTAAATGTTATATGGGGAGTTACTTCGTATAATAACCTTTGTTACTGTAGTCCAAGGCTTGATAAATTATATACAATGTGAGTAATAAGCACAACAACAAAGGGAGAGAAAATctattgtttttctttacattttatttctctattaatttttaataacagcattaattgtaattataaaGTGTCTTTCATAGTTGTCGCAGTAATGAAAGAAAATTGTCACTGAGAGAAACGGTGCGGGTTGTGATGCCGGTGTCTGTTTCATCAGGTCCTCCAGAGCAGTTTGATGCTTGGCTCTCCTGCTTTAGTCTGGAGGAGAAAAAGGCAGAAATCTCTGAGCTGCTGGTCAACAGCCCCTCCATCAGAGCCCTCTACACAAAAATGGTATGAAGTTTTATGTTTAAGTTTATgttaagcttttttttaaacaccaaaATGGCATGAACAGTCAAACTTTTGATGTAACAGTGGCCCCAGCTGGGTTTGATTCATTTTATTGATATTACTGTCTTGACATTAACACCTTAAatgctaagcaccacttaatggacctccatgaatatttgacattattgtagttactgacagatataagtatgaattaaaatgaaaatagcagcttaatttgctttaaaactgacaattttattaaattgacggaaaaacccgagctcgctacggaaattcttgaacgcaaccgtgacgtcactggtggacaacagctgaacaacgccgcggtaaaacaccgttatgactgactgttatgacagtatctagctaaataacacacattattcatgacaatagcctagcaataagttaaactcaaatttagaggtaccgttattcttttaaatgtgatcgaagtcgaactcgaattcatccgacactataaacctccgtaatgcagctacgtagccgagtataatctgagacaccgagtttagcgagtcaagctaacgctaactaacaccaactaaaacaggcgaagtgagtgtccttaccctgtttacctccatgttacagaggctcagtcttttaaaccttattccttcaattagtaagaaataacatgttttctgactatcaataaacacaagttaggaactcaaattcaactgtatttatttgtttgacactttcatatcgttggtgcttagcctttaaatttGGTTAAGGACCtatttacaaatgtaaattataatcTGTAAACACCTGGGTTTACATTATAAATGGTGTGGTTAATCAGCCTCTCTTTCTTGTCTCATAATAAAATTGGAACATTCTATTTTGATGCTTTGGGTCAAAGAGCACTGTTTCAGCACTGGATCTGAAAGCAGGGCACAATGCGGCTGTTGTTCCCTTTCACTTTTCTCAGTAACAATGTGAGGAAGAGTTTGATTTCCCGTGTTATAAAATAAAGCCGCCATTGTCTGTCCAGACATGATGTTGACTGGCTTTTTgccatttgtttttttgggttaaatttTCACGTCATATTTATTTGCCGTCTAGTTTCCTTTTGATGTGTAAATGATTtaatgtcacctttaaatatgtttaaagagaacacaccagtgcTGTGCAGTTCTGATGttgttatttaaaatgtgtttatctgttgttaattttctttattctgtttgtatttgtattcaTTTGGGTTTTCAAGGTGCCAGCAGCTGTGGCTCACTCCGAATTTTGGCAGCGATACTTTTACAAAGTGTTTCAGTTGGACCAGGTATAATCTGTTTCACTGTCTGacttgctgtctctctctctcgctctgtctctctctctctgcctgactctctctttttttccactgtgttaatgtgtgGTGTAACACAATACAAAATGCACCATTCGGATTGGAACGATAGaccacaaagaaaataaatccaTGTGGCACCTGACTGACCTTCAACAATGAATTTTGGCTGGAATTATGTCAGTTGTTTGTCACTTAAACAACATTGTGACAgctattaaacattaaaagttattttaaagtttaaaaaaaaaatgcttataAAATCGATGCTGAATTTTGGTTGATATAATCTCCATTGTTGTTGCGATGTTGAAAAGCAATATTAGCACTGATCCCCTTTCAAAATCAAAATCAGAATCTGAAAATCAAAATGTGAATCAGAATCGACTCGTGTGTTGATTCAACAGTGATTCAAATTGAAATGGCGGCTGAAAAGGAGGCAAACGTAAAATAGCTAGTGATTGTAGCTTGCGTTTTGAAAGTATTTTGTGTAACTGCTTCGTTtgtattaatgacttttattttgacacagTTTGTGATGTAATGGTCGAGTGGAACAATTGCTCCAGTTctgtttttgctcttttttttttttattctgttccagtaaacaaggaacgtccctggacgttcaaaataggtctaaaagtagtctgtccgtcaaggacatattttaaacgtcaatggacgtccaaaatccatcttaataagttagttaagtggtgaccgattgataacgtcagtggacgtccaaaatgcgttttatacaattaatttatttcgggaccaattaataacgtcaacggacgtccaaaatacgtctaatagttgtcttttcattgtctgtgtttggacgtcttttcaactttcattttcaaccttaagagaacgttgattagacggcagtcattacgttatttcaacgttggatcaacggctaattgtttactggggttccacattaaaagttaCCAGTGGCGTCCATCGCTCTGAGGCTATAAAATGTCCTTCAGCCCGTGTCCATATGAGACCGGAGTGATGTTGCTGCAGATGTATGATCGTGCTCAGTGGCACTCAGGCTCTTGTAGTGCAGTATTTACAGACCGtaatgggttttttttgtttgtttttacgtCCGCTTCCTTCACGGGACACAGCTTATCTATCTGTATGTTTTCTCTGCAGCTCTGGGTCGAGAGTGCGGTATTATTACTGTAAAAAGTGAGCACTAAAGCTGGATTCCACACTGTTATGGTTAAAGTTTGGTGATAAATCCATAGTCCACTTGCATCCCGAACCATATGGATCACAGATTAACCATGTTCTGTTAAACTACTAATGTTTACTTCAGCGAATAAACTGCAGATAATGCATTCTGCTTTTTATGTTTCGACTGCTCTGTgaaacacaatataaacaaaatatcgTTCTACATCCTGTGTATCATCAAAGTGTTTGCCCATATTGTCCACCCCTTGTTGGGATAAAAGCTAACAGCTCGACCAGTGTAGATAATGTAGCCCACAGAACAGCAGTCAGTTCCAAAACAAGCATTAATCCTTTAATTATCCCTTTATTAGAGATGTTGATCACAATAGGAAATGGGCTGTAGCTGCTATAGTGCACAAGTGTGTTAAGTGCCACCAGGTGGTCCAGTTCTAGCGGGCCTTTGTGGCTGAAATCCGGAGTTGGCATTGGACTGTAGAACAGATTCCATTAATAAAGCATTGGCCTCGATTCCTCCGTGTGCTCAGCAGATTTTTCCTCCAGTAGCTTTAGAGGGGAATCTGGAAAAGAACCAAATGTTTGCGAGGATTGTCATGTCTGAGGCCCTATGCACCAGTGctttgctttgtgtgtgtgaaatgatgtagactgtgtgtgtgtgtgtgtgtgtcctaacAGGAGGAAGCCAGGAGGGTGGCGCTGAAGCGGAGAGCAGAAGAGACCAGCCACTCAGAAAGTTTGGGttgggaggaagaggaggaaggtaCAGATTGTGTTAGCGCTTAGTTTGATGAGACTGTTCCTCTACCTTTTATCGAGTCAAATCCCTTATAGTAAAGACtaaatgtacagtactgtgcagatgtctaaggcacctgagaaaatgtgatttttaaatgctgtttatCTGAGCAATAAGGGCTTGTttgcttaaaaaataattatatttatattgagaAAATATAAGAATTTAACACATATCATTATTATAGTGTGTAAAGGtattctgtgtgtgactgtgttggtTTAACTAGTGATGCACAGTATATCGGCAGCAGATATTATTTGTCGATATATGAATGTTTTTTAGTTAgtccatttatatggatacactttaataaaatgggaatggttggtgatattaatttcctgtttgtggcacattagtatatgggagggggcttttcaagatgggtggtgaccatggcggccattttgaagtcagccattttggatccaactttttttttttcaatgggaagagggtcatgtgacacatcaaacttattgggaatttcacaacaACATTacgaaactacggatactggaagcccgtgctagcatttctcctgcggtgttgctatcagtgtgtgaagagtgggagaagagggttgcattgatcatccaacacaatgggcagcactttgaacacatttaataagtggtcagaaacttgtaaataactcatgaaagaataaagttacgttaaaaccaccaccaccaagcacaccattgtttttcttgtgaaattcccaataagtttgatgtgtcacatgaccctcttcccattgggaaaaaaaacaaaagttggatccaaaatggccgccatggtcaccacccatcttgaaaagtttccccccctcccatatactaatgtgccacaaacaggaagttaatatcaccaaccattcccattttattaaggtgtatccatataaatagcCCACCCTGTAGAGTCATTCAGCGTCTGAATTCATTACTGAAACACAATGATAAATGATTAcaaatacactctctctctccctcactctcctaAACAAACCCAGTGCTGCACTAAATAGCacccctctagaaaccattcacgtggaaccagcagtaaatattttataaaaatataaatgagctACATCTATacttaaaaaacacaattaaaaagtacagaaatttACAAATTCTGAGTAAAAAGGCTTGTCCTATGTCAACATATGATTAAAAATAGTTTTGTTTGAATccaatgtgaatttgctttaattacaaaaagataaTTATCATTTATTAATATCGTTATCAGCTACTCCAAGATGCTAATAATCGGTTATCGTATCAGCCCAAAATTTTCAAAATTGGTGCATCCCtaggtttaaccctttccaaaccTCTTCTCATGGCAGTctagtattatttgaggttatcattcaTGATGATTTAACAAAACTCTCTTACAATTTATCTGTTACttttcagggggaaaaaaaagaatttacatttccatttttgtacttattgtaataatatatatttttattcaggtcagctaattttatatatatatattataaatgtaatcgcaaaaataaagttaaaatgctagtacTTCCTTGTATTTTTGGGAGGGAGGTGGCGACTGGAAGCCGtactatattttattattttatcatttgcTTTATTATATTATCTCAGTGTATTCTTGGTGATATTTCATTTAGAggctcttaatttgctgagtaaaaatTTCAGGGAGAGCCTGAATGTTAGGCACAAAATTAGTACCATAGTGCAGCTCGTGGGCGCAAAAATGGAAACAGGAGCTTTGTGTGATGTccatttattgtatttaatatatatttaatcataaataaaatgtaatctaaattctgaactcaacagtagtgACACTGTATTTACTAAATAAAACTGCTAATACATCATTAGACTACATAAAATGTGTGAATTATGGGAGAAAGTTGTATGCCAAATTtggttttaataaaaaacaataacatgCAATACGTTCATTTTGATGCTAATTGAGAAGATTCATTATTTtcactaataataaatataacctTAAGTACCTAAGACATTTTCACGGTAATGTAgacaattccacacacacaaagtttgtCTCCTAACTCTTTGAATAAGAAGATATGTAGAAATCCTTAACAAGCCACAGTAATATTTCAAAAATTC
It includes:
- the bsdc1 gene encoding BSD domain-containing protein 1 — its product is MAEGEGGWWGGWLQQSIQVFKDRSSEAYEFLKRDLTEFSTVVQHDTACSIVATAGAIRNKLAVEGSSETTEKMKKGISNILGVITDTLAPPPDKTIDCDVITLVATPAGTTEVYDSSKARLYSLQADPATYCNEPDGPPEQFDAWLSCFSLEEKKAEISELLVNSPSIRALYTKMVPAAVAHSEFWQRYFYKVFQLDQEEARRVALKRRAEETSHSESLGWEEEEEDEFLGATSASRLDFTPPLEEPRLPTLIVETPCEPAFSPVDAASDVTPSVSSDSVSLPTQLENNPEQSESTRQLAATEEVTLKLSEARLEAAEEKQTTPELASVQGTEKEQTTRENGTRAEQSKEEGPQDLRVFELNSDSGKSTPSNNGKKGSSTDVSEDWEKDFDLDMTEEEVQMALSKADATGEFDDEDWENWD